The Sphingobacterium bambusae genome includes a window with the following:
- the recQ gene encoding DNA helicase RecQ, which translates to MEIEKSLFDNLQEFFGFDTFKGDQEAIITNILNKKDTFVIMPTGGGKSICYQLPALMSEGTAIVISPLIALMKNQVDQLRAFGGNESIAHFLNSSLNKSEITKVKQDVTDGKTKLLYVAPESLAKEENTQFLRQIKVSFVAVDEAHCISEWGHDFRPEYRKIRQVINGIGEGIPIIALTATATPKVQSDIRKNLQMNDATLFKSSFNRSNLYYEVRTKKNVVKEIVKFIRANAGKTGIIYCLSRKKVEEIAEVLNINGIKALPYHAGLDAKTRADTQDKFLMEDVQVIVATIAFGMGIDKPDVRYVIHHDIPKSMEGYYQETGRAGRDGGEGYCLAFYSEKDVEKLTKFMKDKPVSEREIGTQILKEVIDYSESSVCRRKQILHYFGEQFDETGCNSMCDNCRTQKTQFDAEESLLEVLGFVKEQGDKFDDHHIINVMIGQNNQPISAYKHDTHPLFGKGKEKGVNYWKSLIRQAELNGFMKKDIDHYGLLILTESGKKYLANPYAIKFILNRPMEKSDDELGDDIGAGAGALDTELLKMLKELRKKLAKQKSLPPFVIFQDPSLDEMCTHYPVSLDELKQIQGVGAGKATKFGVPFVEMIKKYVDDNDIDRPQDMVVKSTANKSALKVSIIQNIDRKIGLDDIASSKGISYEDLLKEVESIVNSGTKLNIGYFVDEMIDRDRQDEVYDYFRSAEVDSIKEALAELGEEDYTFEDVQLMRIKFMSELGN; encoded by the coding sequence ATGGAAATAGAAAAATCACTATTTGACAATTTGCAGGAATTTTTCGGCTTCGATACATTCAAAGGTGATCAGGAAGCTATCATAACAAACATCCTTAACAAGAAAGATACGTTTGTTATTATGCCTACTGGTGGAGGGAAATCAATCTGTTATCAATTACCCGCTTTGATGAGCGAGGGTACCGCAATCGTTATTTCTCCGTTGATTGCCTTGATGAAAAATCAAGTCGATCAATTACGGGCATTTGGCGGCAATGAGAGCATTGCTCACTTTCTTAATTCATCGCTCAATAAGAGCGAAATCACTAAGGTGAAGCAGGATGTGACCGATGGGAAAACGAAGTTGCTTTATGTGGCTCCCGAATCGTTGGCGAAAGAAGAAAATACGCAGTTCTTGCGGCAGATTAAGGTATCTTTTGTTGCGGTGGACGAGGCACACTGTATCTCGGAGTGGGGGCATGACTTCCGACCAGAATACCGTAAGATTCGTCAGGTTATCAACGGCATTGGGGAAGGTATTCCTATCATTGCCTTGACAGCAACGGCCACACCGAAGGTGCAATCCGACATCCGTAAAAATTTGCAGATGAACGATGCCACCCTGTTCAAATCGTCTTTTAACCGATCCAACTTGTACTACGAGGTGCGTACCAAGAAGAATGTTGTGAAAGAGATCGTGAAGTTCATTCGTGCGAATGCAGGCAAGACTGGTATTATTTACTGTTTGAGTCGCAAGAAGGTGGAGGAGATTGCTGAAGTTTTAAATATTAACGGGATCAAGGCGCTGCCCTACCATGCAGGGCTAGATGCCAAGACAAGGGCCGATACACAGGATAAGTTTCTGATGGAAGATGTGCAGGTCATCGTGGCGACGATAGCTTTTGGTATGGGTATCGATAAGCCGGATGTGCGCTATGTGATCCACCACGACATTCCGAAGTCTATGGAAGGTTATTACCAAGAGACAGGGCGTGCGGGGCGCGATGGTGGCGAAGGCTACTGCTTGGCCTTCTATTCGGAAAAGGATGTCGAGAAGCTTACAAAATTTATGAAGGATAAGCCGGTTTCGGAACGGGAAATTGGTACACAGATATTAAAAGAGGTGATCGACTATTCGGAATCCTCGGTTTGCCGTAGGAAGCAGATATTGCACTATTTCGGCGAGCAATTTGACGAAACCGGCTGCAACAGCATGTGCGACAATTGCCGCACGCAGAAAACACAGTTTGATGCTGAAGAATCGCTGTTGGAGGTGCTTGGTTTTGTGAAGGAACAGGGAGACAAATTCGACGATCACCACATTATCAATGTGATGATTGGGCAAAACAACCAACCCATATCGGCCTACAAGCATGATACACATCCTTTGTTTGGTAAGGGTAAGGAGAAGGGCGTAAACTATTGGAAATCATTGATCCGGCAAGCGGAGCTTAACGGATTTATGAAGAAGGATATCGACCATTATGGGCTACTGATATTGACGGAGAGCGGAAAGAAATATTTGGCCAATCCTTATGCCATCAAATTTATCTTGAACCGGCCGATGGAAAAATCGGATGATGAGCTGGGGGATGATATTGGTGCAGGCGCCGGAGCATTGGATACCGAACTGTTGAAGATGTTGAAGGAGCTTCGAAAAAAACTGGCCAAGCAAAAATCGCTGCCGCCTTTTGTAATTTTTCAGGATCCGTCGTTGGATGAGATGTGTACGCACTATCCGGTAAGCTTGGATGAGCTGAAGCAGATTCAAGGGGTAGGAGCCGGCAAGGCCACGAAATTTGGTGTTCCTTTCGTGGAAATGATCAAGAAGTATGTGGATGATAACGACATCGACCGTCCGCAGGATATGGTGGTGAAAAGTACCGCAAACAAATCGGCGTTGAAGGTTTCCATTATCCAAAATATAGACCGTAAAATTGGTCTAGACGATATTGCTTCGTCGAAGGGTATCAGTTATGAAGATCTGCTGAAAGAAGTGGAATCAATCGTAAACTCGGGTACCAAGCTCAATATTGGCTATTTTGTGGACGAAATGATCGATCGTGACCGTCAGGATGAGGTGTACGACTATTTCCGATCTGCCGAGGTAGATTCCATTAAGGAAGCTTTGGCCGAGCTTGGCGAGGAAGATTACACGTTTGAAGATGTGCAGTTGATGCGGATCAAGTTCATGTCAGAATTAGGAAATTAA
- the secDF gene encoding protein translocase subunit SecDF, with protein sequence MQSKGLIKFLVIVVSIACLYSLSFTFVTRKVERDASEYAKGDMAKEKAYLDSMAGEEVYNLGLAKFTYREAKAHELALGLDLKGGMNVTMEISLDELIKNLANNPKDDKFNTALETAVQKSKSVNKSVVELFVDEYKAGGASTPLATFFATKDNSALIKATSSDADVRNFLSKEADNAIQNSYKVLRTRIDKFGVASPNIQIQQGTNRILIELPGVNDEIRVRKLLQGSAKLEFYATHDNFQVYPLLENINNILASSLKTNTPAAAKPVVAANDSTATADSTKNDDNLLANLGAAKKDSTDSTAVSAELAASNPLFALLNPATAMGQNGQPTLMAGPMVGIASLKDTARVNAYLNRPEVKATIPGNLKLLWAVKPEQRTPNFLSLYAIKTSGTDNGAVMTGEVITDATDNVDQQNRPVVSMQMNTEGARQWRRITAQAAQNREAIAIVLDGVVYSAPSVNEEIPNGSSQISGSFTFEDTKDLANILKAGRLPATAKIVEEAIVGPSLGQAAIDAGVNSAVIGIVVVMIFMIAYYNRAGIAANIAVLFNVFFLMGILASLNAVLTLPGIAGIVLTMGTAVDANVLIYERIREELRAGKSIRQAIADGYKHAMPSILDSQITTFLVGLVLFFFGSGPILGFATTLMIGIITSLFTSIFISRLIFEYMLDKDMKISVSYPWSAKTLQNANFQFIKKRKLFYAISVVAVVISVGSIFTKGFSLGVDFKGGRTYTVRYEQPVNLEDVRKNLDETFNSTTEVKTFGSENQVRITTTYHIEETSDEADAEVLAKLNEGLSKISGNKHEILSSQKVGPSIATDIKDRAIWSGVFSILIIAGYILVRFRKWQYSAGAAVATIHDGVILLGLFSILDGIVPFSLDIDQHFVAAILTVLGYSVNDTVVVFDRIREDLSKPGAHSKDFGEVVNHAINTTLSRTVITSLTIIFVLVVLFIFGGEVIRGFSFAILIGIIVGTYSSIILAAPAVYDLGKGKHISEEKVPAAKVVAP encoded by the coding sequence ATGCAGAGTAAAGGGCTGATTAAATTTTTGGTAATAGTGGTGTCAATAGCATGCCTCTATTCCCTATCATTCACATTTGTTACACGAAAAGTAGAACGAGATGCTTCCGAGTATGCCAAAGGCGATATGGCCAAAGAAAAGGCATACCTCGATTCGATGGCAGGTGAAGAGGTTTATAATTTGGGACTTGCGAAGTTCACTTACAGAGAAGCTAAAGCACACGAGCTGGCGCTAGGTCTGGATCTTAAAGGTGGGATGAACGTAACCATGGAAATATCCTTGGACGAGTTGATCAAAAACTTAGCAAACAATCCTAAAGACGATAAATTCAACACAGCTTTAGAAACAGCTGTTCAGAAAAGTAAATCCGTAAACAAGAGCGTTGTTGAGCTTTTTGTGGACGAATACAAAGCTGGCGGTGCTTCTACCCCATTAGCGACGTTCTTCGCAACAAAAGATAACTCCGCATTGATCAAAGCGACCAGCTCAGATGCTGACGTTCGTAATTTTCTAAGCAAGGAAGCAGACAATGCTATCCAAAACTCCTACAAAGTTTTACGTACGCGTATTGACAAGTTTGGGGTAGCGTCGCCAAACATCCAAATCCAACAAGGTACCAACCGTATCTTGATTGAATTGCCGGGTGTGAATGACGAGATTCGTGTACGGAAGCTTCTTCAAGGATCGGCTAAATTGGAATTCTATGCTACGCATGATAACTTCCAAGTTTATCCTTTGTTGGAAAACATCAACAATATTTTAGCTTCATCGCTTAAAACAAATACGCCAGCAGCAGCAAAACCTGTTGTGGCGGCAAATGACTCTACAGCGACTGCAGACAGCACCAAAAACGACGACAATCTATTGGCCAACCTAGGTGCGGCGAAAAAGGATAGCACAGACTCCACAGCCGTTTCGGCCGAACTAGCTGCAAGCAACCCTTTATTTGCACTATTGAACCCAGCAACAGCAATGGGTCAAAATGGTCAACCTACCTTGATGGCTGGCCCGATGGTAGGTATCGCGAGCTTAAAAGATACGGCGCGCGTAAATGCTTACCTAAATCGTCCGGAAGTTAAGGCAACCATCCCAGGCAACCTTAAGCTTTTATGGGCTGTTAAACCGGAACAACGCACACCAAACTTCTTGTCGTTATATGCCATCAAAACATCCGGCACAGATAATGGTGCTGTGATGACTGGTGAAGTAATCACCGATGCGACTGATAACGTGGATCAACAAAACAGACCTGTTGTATCCATGCAAATGAACACTGAAGGAGCGCGTCAATGGCGTCGTATCACCGCGCAGGCTGCTCAAAATAGAGAAGCTATTGCAATCGTATTGGATGGTGTGGTATACTCCGCTCCTTCCGTAAATGAAGAAATTCCAAATGGTAGCTCCCAAATCTCTGGTAGCTTCACCTTCGAAGACACCAAAGATTTAGCTAACATCTTGAAAGCTGGACGTCTTCCAGCAACAGCTAAAATCGTAGAAGAGGCTATCGTTGGTCCTTCATTAGGACAAGCGGCTATCGATGCGGGTGTAAACTCTGCGGTTATCGGTATCGTAGTCGTAATGATCTTTATGATTGCCTACTACAACCGTGCAGGTATCGCAGCGAATATCGCGGTATTGTTCAACGTATTTTTCTTGATGGGTATCTTGGCTTCCCTGAATGCGGTATTGACCCTTCCAGGTATTGCCGGTATCGTGTTGACCATGGGTACAGCGGTGGATGCCAACGTACTAATCTATGAGCGTATTCGTGAAGAATTACGTGCTGGTAAAAGCATCCGCCAGGCTATCGCCGACGGTTACAAACATGCAATGCCTTCCATCTTGGATTCACAGATCACGACCTTCTTGGTTGGTTTAGTATTGTTCTTCTTCGGAAGCGGACCAATCTTAGGCTTTGCCACTACCTTGATGATCGGTATCATCACTTCCCTATTCACGTCTATCTTCATCTCTCGTTTGATTTTCGAGTACATGTTAGACAAAGACATGAAGATTTCGGTATCCTACCCTTGGTCGGCTAAAACACTTCAAAATGCGAACTTCCAGTTCATCAAAAAACGGAAGTTGTTCTACGCTATTTCCGTAGTAGCAGTTGTTATCAGTGTAGGGTCTATCTTCACTAAAGGTTTCTCTTTAGGCGTAGACTTCAAAGGTGGACGTACCTACACCGTGCGCTATGAGCAACCGGTGAACTTAGAAGATGTTCGTAAAAACTTGGACGAGACCTTCAACTCGACTACAGAGGTGAAAACTTTCGGTAGCGAAAACCAAGTGCGCATAACAACGACTTATCACATCGAAGAAACAAGCGACGAAGCGGATGCAGAAGTATTGGCGAAATTGAACGAAGGTCTTTCCAAAATTTCTGGCAACAAGCATGAGATTCTTTCTTCGCAAAAAGTGGGACCAAGCATCGCTACAGATATCAAAGATAGAGCTATCTGGTCTGGTGTATTCTCGATCTTGATTATTGCAGGATATATCCTAGTACGTTTCCGCAAATGGCAATATTCTGCTGGTGCAGCTGTCGCAACTATCCATGACGGGGTGATTTTATTGGGTCTTTTCTCCATTTTGGACGGAATAGTACCTTTCTCTTTAGATATCGACCAGCATTTCGTAGCGGCGATTCTAACGGTATTAGGTTACTCGGTGAATGACACGGTTGTTGTATTTGACCGTATCCGTGAAGACTTGAGCAAACCGGGTGCACACAGTAAAGATTTCGGTGAGGTGGTAAACCACGCAATCAACACTACGTTAAGCCGTACAGTAATCACTTCCCTTACGATCATCTTCGTGTTGGTGGTATTATTCATCTTCGG
- a CDS encoding DUF1573 domain-containing protein: protein MKKTLGILAVFVAIIGFTAMATAIGEFKFEKETHDYGNIPQNKPATYDFKFSNAGDAPIIISEVKPSCGCSVAEFTKTPIKPGEAGTITVTYNAAAKGPFTKQFTVKSNTKTPVKTLTVKGSVE, encoded by the coding sequence ATGAAAAAGACATTAGGAATATTAGCCGTATTTGTAGCGATTATAGGATTTACCGCTATGGCCACAGCCATCGGAGAATTCAAATTTGAGAAGGAAACCCATGACTATGGCAACATTCCGCAGAATAAGCCTGCTACTTACGATTTTAAATTTAGCAATGCAGGTGATGCGCCGATCATCATTTCAGAGGTAAAGCCTTCATGTGGATGTTCAGTAGCTGAATTTACCAAAACACCTATCAAACCAGGTGAAGCTGGTACCATTACCGTAACCTACAACGCAGCAGCGAAAGGTCCATTTACCAAACAATTTACGGTGAAGTCGAACACGAAGACTCCGGTAAAAACATTGACGGTAAAAGGTAGTGTTGAATAA
- the kdsA gene encoding 3-deoxy-8-phosphooctulonate synthase: protein MIQQYLPGIKNADSKQFFLMAGPCAIEGEEIALRIAERIVTITDKFNIPYIFKGSYRKANRSRVDSFTGIGDEKALKVLEKVGKTFGVPTVTDIHESHEAAMAAAYVDVLQIPAFLCRQTELLVAAAETGKVVNIKKGQFLSAGSMQFAVDKVKDSGNDKVFLTDRGNSFGYQDLIVDFRGIPEMRAFEVPTIMDCTHSLQQPNQTSGVTGGKPALIETIAKAAIAVGADGLFIETHPDPANAKSDGANMLHLDLLEGLLEKLVRVREAIL from the coding sequence ATGATTCAACAGTATTTGCCGGGCATAAAGAATGCTGATTCTAAACAGTTTTTTTTGATGGCCGGCCCTTGCGCCATAGAGGGGGAGGAGATTGCTTTGCGTATTGCGGAGCGCATTGTCACGATAACCGATAAGTTTAATATTCCGTATATCTTTAAAGGTTCCTACCGCAAAGCAAACCGCTCTCGGGTGGATTCGTTCACCGGTATTGGCGACGAAAAGGCACTTAAAGTATTGGAGAAAGTAGGGAAGACTTTCGGTGTACCTACCGTAACGGATATTCATGAAAGCCATGAAGCCGCTATGGCCGCGGCCTATGTCGATGTGTTGCAGATCCCGGCATTTTTGTGTCGCCAAACAGAGCTGCTAGTAGCGGCAGCAGAGACCGGCAAAGTGGTGAATATCAAAAAAGGACAATTTCTTTCGGCTGGATCCATGCAGTTTGCCGTGGATAAAGTGAAAGACTCAGGCAATGATAAGGTGTTTTTGACCGACCGCGGGAACTCTTTTGGCTACCAAGACTTGATTGTCGATTTTCGGGGTATCCCAGAAATGCGTGCTTTTGAGGTTCCGACGATTATGGATTGTACGCATTCCCTGCAACAGCCCAACCAAACCTCGGGTGTGACAGGCGGTAAGCCGGCGCTTATTGAAACGATTGCTAAGGCAGCTATTGCCGTAGGCGCTGATGGTTTATTTATCGAAACACATCCTGATCCGGCCAATGCAAAATCCGACGGCGCTAATATGCTCCACTTGGATTTGTTGGAAGGACTACTGGAGAAGTTGGTTCGCGTGCGCGAAGCTATTCTTTAA
- a CDS encoding 30S ribosomal protein THX, which translates to MGKGDKKTRKGKIIIGSHGKKRPKNGPRVTIKKTQEEAS; encoded by the coding sequence ATGGGAAAAGGCGATAAAAAAACACGTAAAGGGAAAATTATAATTGGATCTCACGGCAAGAAAAGGCCGAAAAATGGACCACGAGTAACTATTAAAAAGACGCAGGAAGAAGCGTCATAA
- the guaB gene encoding IMP dehydrogenase, producing the protein MQLDPQKFVAEGLTYDDVLLIPGYSEILPRDVDTSTQLTRKIRLNIPLVSAAMDTVTGADLAIAIAQAGGIGMLHKNMTIDEQAAEVRKVKRSESGMIQDPVTLLEGSTVGDAFKIMKDHKIGGIPIVSEVGKLVGIVTNRDLRFQKDMSKPINELMTKTNLVVAPEGTDLIQAEEILQNQKIEKLPVVDSEGYLKGLITFKDIQKYKHYPNAAKDSHGRLLVGAAVGVTGDTLERVAALVKAGVDVVTIDTAHGHSKGVVDKLKEVKAAYPELQVIVGNIATGAAAKMLAEAGADAVKVGIGPGSICTTRIIAGVGVPQLYAVYEVAKALKGTGVPLIADGGIKQTGDIAKAIAAGADTIMAGSLFAGVEEAPGETIIYEGRKFKSYRGMGSLEAMEKGSKDRYFQDVEDDIKKLVPEGIVGRVPYKGTLAEVVYQYIGGLRASMGYCGAPTVERLKDAQFVRITGAGLRESHPHNISITKEAPNYNSRG; encoded by the coding sequence ATGCAATTAGATCCACAAAAATTTGTAGCTGAAGGTCTCACATACGACGACGTTTTGCTTATCCCAGGTTATTCAGAAATTCTTCCACGCGACGTTGACACAAGCACACAACTGACTCGTAAGATACGGTTGAACATCCCTTTGGTGTCCGCAGCTATGGACACCGTAACAGGCGCCGATTTGGCTATTGCCATAGCACAGGCGGGCGGAATCGGGATGTTGCACAAAAACATGACGATTGACGAGCAGGCCGCAGAAGTGCGTAAGGTTAAACGCTCGGAAAGTGGTATGATTCAAGATCCCGTTACCCTATTGGAAGGATCTACCGTAGGTGATGCTTTTAAGATTATGAAAGATCACAAAATTGGTGGTATTCCGATCGTGAGTGAAGTGGGAAAACTGGTTGGGATTGTTACAAACCGCGATCTACGTTTTCAAAAAGATATGTCAAAACCCATTAATGAGTTGATGACGAAAACCAATTTAGTAGTAGCGCCGGAAGGAACAGATTTGATTCAAGCAGAGGAGATTTTGCAGAACCAAAAAATTGAGAAACTTCCTGTCGTTGACAGCGAAGGCTACCTGAAAGGACTTATTACCTTTAAAGATATTCAGAAATATAAACATTATCCCAATGCTGCAAAGGATAGCCATGGACGCCTGCTTGTCGGTGCTGCTGTGGGGGTGACTGGTGATACACTGGAACGTGTTGCTGCTTTGGTAAAGGCCGGCGTTGATGTGGTGACCATCGATACGGCTCATGGTCATTCCAAAGGTGTGGTGGATAAATTGAAGGAAGTAAAAGCGGCCTATCCGGAGTTGCAGGTTATCGTGGGTAACATCGCAACAGGTGCTGCCGCGAAGATGCTGGCTGAAGCAGGTGCCGACGCAGTGAAAGTGGGTATTGGACCAGGCTCGATCTGTACGACTCGTATCATTGCTGGTGTAGGGGTGCCACAGCTATATGCTGTTTACGAAGTTGCCAAAGCCTTGAAAGGTACAGGTGTGCCACTTATTGCCGATGGTGGTATCAAGCAAACAGGAGATATCGCGAAAGCGATCGCCGCTGGTGCAGATACTATTATGGCGGGCTCTTTGTTTGCCGGAGTAGAGGAAGCGCCAGGCGAAACCATTATTTACGAAGGACGTAAGTTTAAATCCTACCGCGGAATGGGTTCCCTAGAGGCTATGGAAAAAGGTTCTAAAGACCGTTATTTCCAAGATGTCGAAGACGATATTAAGAAATTGGTACCGGAAGGTATCGTAGGCCGGGTGCCGTATAAAGGGACTTTGGCCGAGGTGGTTTACCAATACATTGGTGGTTTGCGCGCATCAATGGGTTACTGTGGTGCACCTACTGTCGAGCGTCTAAAAGATGCGCAATTTGTTCGTATCACCGGAGCAGGATTGCGCGAGTCGCATCCGCACAACATCTCCATTACGAAGGAAGCACCGAACTACAACAGCCGCGGCTAG
- a CDS encoding DoxX family protein, with amino-acid sequence MARTNKLGMVKHGARLLLGTFMLFAGIAHLTFARRAFRAQVPDWLPMDKDRVVVLSGVVEIGLGLLVIFAGHRSRSIPWLLAIFFVLVFPGNIAQYLNHRDAFGLDSDTARLTRLFFQPVLIYWALWSMGAIPPNIRKNRAGLGSR; translated from the coding sequence ATGGCAAGAACGAATAAATTGGGTATGGTTAAGCATGGAGCGCGGCTGTTGCTGGGTACTTTCATGCTGTTTGCCGGCATTGCACATCTTACCTTTGCGCGAAGGGCCTTTCGTGCGCAGGTTCCTGATTGGTTGCCGATGGATAAGGATCGCGTCGTGGTACTCTCAGGCGTTGTAGAAATTGGTTTAGGACTTTTGGTTATTTTTGCGGGACACCGCAGCCGATCGATCCCCTGGCTCTTGGCTATCTTTTTCGTTCTCGTATTTCCGGGCAACATTGCCCAATACCTGAACCATCGTGACGCCTTTGGACTTGATTCCGATACCGCACGCTTGACTAGGCTATTCTTTCAGCCTGTCTTGATCTATTGGGCATTATGGAGCATGGGAGCCATCCCGCCAAACATTAGAAAAAATCGCGCAGGGCTCGGCTCCCGATAA
- a CDS encoding KpsF/GutQ family sugar-phosphate isomerase, with protein MHNIDIKKNAVETLQLEAAAIQHLTQTIDQDFVDVTNRILNLQGRVIVTGIGKSAIIAQKMVATFNSTGTPAIFMHAADAIHGDLGIIQPEDLIIALSKSGNTPEIKVLVPFLKQTGNTLVAMVGNLNSFLAQQADHILDTTVEREACPNNLAPTTSTTAQLAMGDALAVALQTCRQFSDRDFAKYHPGGALGKQLYLRVADLSDNNGKPELAPNANIREVIITITKHRLGATAVIDNDELLGIITDGDIRRMLEKHEDLTGLKASDIMAKAPKTIDRQELAVEALHRMRQDNISQLLVVEDGKYRGIVHLQDLLKEGII; from the coding sequence ATACACAACATCGATATTAAAAAGAACGCGGTGGAGACGCTGCAACTGGAAGCTGCGGCCATACAACATTTGACCCAAACTATCGATCAGGATTTTGTTGACGTAACGAACAGAATATTGAATTTACAGGGTCGCGTGATCGTGACGGGCATCGGAAAAAGTGCCATCATCGCACAGAAAATGGTGGCCACATTTAACTCTACCGGCACGCCCGCCATCTTTATGCATGCCGCCGACGCCATCCACGGCGACTTGGGTATTATCCAACCGGAAGATCTTATCATCGCCCTATCAAAAAGTGGAAATACGCCGGAAATAAAGGTGCTTGTTCCTTTTTTAAAACAAACCGGTAACACGCTCGTTGCCATGGTGGGCAACCTCAACTCCTTCCTTGCACAGCAGGCCGACCATATCCTAGATACGACTGTCGAAAGGGAAGCATGCCCCAATAACTTGGCGCCGACAACAAGCACCACGGCCCAGCTGGCTATGGGCGATGCCTTAGCGGTAGCTTTACAAACGTGTCGACAGTTCTCGGATCGCGACTTTGCCAAATACCATCCCGGTGGCGCTCTCGGCAAACAGCTGTACCTGCGTGTGGCGGACTTATCCGACAATAATGGCAAACCGGAGCTGGCTCCCAACGCCAATATCCGTGAGGTCATCATCACCATCACCAAACACCGTCTTGGTGCAACAGCTGTTATCGATAACGATGAGCTGCTGGGTATCATAACCGATGGCGATATCCGCCGCATGTTAGAGAAGCACGAAGACCTCACCGGACTAAAAGCAAGCGACATCATGGCCAAAGCACCTAAAACCATCGATCGTCAAGAGCTCGCCGTAGAAGCCCTGCACCGCATGCGTCAGGACAACATCTCCCAACTGCTCGTGGTGGAAGACGGCAAGTATCGCGGTATCGTACACTTGCAAGACCTTTTGAAAGAGGGCATTATCTAG
- a CDS encoding pyridoxal phosphate-dependent aminotransferase: protein MPKISNKGIAMPASPIRKLTPFADQAKKDGKKIYHLNIGQPDIETPEGMLNALKGIDFKVWAYTASEGTASYRAKLAEYYNKLNYNLTPVDILVTNGGSEAITIAMQACLNPGEEVIIPEPFYANYNGFACAADIVVTPIMSYIENGFALPPIAEFEKLITEKTKAIAICNPNNPTGYLYSREELEALRDLCLKHDLYLFSDEAYREFCYDGREFISPMHLEGLEEHVVVFDTVSKRYSACGARIGCLITKNRELYQTALKFAQARLSPSLEGQLASEAAVDTPDSYFEAVSKEYTARRDTLVDGLNAIEGVFCPNPGGAFYVVAKFPIDNADRFCQWMLEEFSYNNETVMMAPATGFYSSEGAGYNQVRMAYVLKQEDLQAALACIAEGLKSYPGRSL, encoded by the coding sequence ATGCCAAAGATATCGAACAAAGGTATAGCAATGCCTGCTTCGCCGATTAGAAAGCTAACGCCCTTTGCTGATCAGGCGAAGAAAGATGGCAAGAAAATTTACCACCTCAATATCGGTCAACCAGATATTGAAACGCCGGAAGGTATGTTGAATGCCTTAAAAGGTATTGACTTCAAGGTGTGGGCCTACACGGCCTCTGAAGGTACGGCATCCTACCGCGCCAAACTGGCAGAATATTACAACAAGCTAAACTATAACCTCACCCCCGTAGATATCTTGGTAACCAACGGTGGCTCGGAGGCCATTACCATCGCTATGCAGGCCTGCTTAAACCCTGGCGAAGAAGTTATCATCCCGGAACCTTTCTACGCCAACTACAACGGATTTGCCTGTGCGGCCGATATCGTGGTCACCCCCATCATGTCGTACATAGAAAACGGTTTTGCACTTCCTCCTATTGCAGAATTTGAGAAATTGATTACCGAAAAAACAAAGGCAATTGCGATTTGTAACCCCAATAACCCCACGGGATATCTTTATTCGCGTGAAGAACTGGAAGCCTTGCGCGACCTTTGCTTGAAACACGATCTCTACCTCTTCTCCGATGAGGCCTATCGCGAATTCTGCTATGATGGACGCGAGTTTATTTCGCCCATGCATCTCGAAGGACTGGAAGAGCATGTCGTGGTATTCGATACGGTATCCAAAAGGTATTCTGCCTGCGGTGCCCGCATAGGCTGCTTGATCACCAAAAATCGCGAGCTTTACCAAACGGCATTAAAATTTGCGCAGGCCCGACTGAGCCCTTCTTTAGAAGGTCAACTGGCGAGCGAAGCGGCTGTGGACACACCAGACAGCTACTTTGAAGCCGTTTCCAAGGAATACACCGCACGCCGCGATACTTTGGTGGATGGACTTAACGCCATCGAGGGTGTATTTTGTCCGAACCCGGGTGGTGCTTTTTACGTGGTAGCCAAATTCCCGATAGATAATGCCGATCGTTTTTGCCAATGGATGCTTGAAGAGTTTTCGTATAATAACGAAACCGTGATGATGGCGCCGGCAACTGGATTTTACAGCAGTGAAGGTGCCGGATATAACCAGGTGCGCATGGCGTATGTGTTAAAACAGGAAGACCTACAAGCGGCACTCGCTTGTATCGCCGAAGGATTGAAATCATACCCCGGACGTAGCTTATAA